CAATAGCGTGCATTTTTTATTGATTCACTGAATACGGTGTGGTAATGTATTGGTGTAACGATACAGAGGTGGAAGTATGAAATTAGAGATTAAGAATCTTTCGAAATCTTTTGATCATCAAGATGTTTTGAAAGACATTAACTTAACGCTTGAGAAGGGTAAAATTTATGCGTTATTGGGGAGAAATGGTGCAGGGAAAACCACTTTCTTTAATTGTATTAGTCAAGAAATACCACGTGATAGTGGTATCGCGTGTTTTGATGACGGTAGCCTCTTAACACAACATGATGTAGGATTTGTTTATACAAATCCGATGTTGCCGGAATTTTTAACGGGAATTGAATTTTTAACGTTTTTTATTGATATTCATAAAGATCAAGGTTTTATACGCGAGGATGTTCATGCATATTTTGATTCGATTCAATTTAACCAAGATGATCGCTATAAACTGATTAAAGATTATTCACATGGTATGCGAAATAAACTTCAAATGTTATGCATCATGATGTTGAAGCCGAAAGTACTGTTTTTGGATGAGCCGCTCACTTCATTTGATGTGGTTGCATCCATTGAAATGAAACGTCAACTTGTTGCGCTCAAAGAAGACTGCATTATGGTTTTATCAACGCATATGATGCAGATTGCTAAAGATATTTGTGATGAGGTGATTATCTTGCATCATGGCAATGCAACACTTTTGGATTCAGATCGCTTACACGACTCTTCATTTGAGGAAGATATTATTGATATCTTAAGTGATAATCATGAATCATAGTGTCCTAAAAGATATTAACGTTGTAAATCGAACAAATCGATTTCTATACTATCTGCGTTCGATTAAACCATTACGAAAGGTTATTTATGCTAACGTCTATGAGAATACAGAACGAAAAAAGAAGCTTGGTCGTATTGTAACGGTTCTTCATTATCTTAAAATGATTGCGAATCAGTTTATTTACTTATTTCTTATTTTTGGGATACTTGCTCAAGCATTACCACAAGTGCCCGTTGAATTTATTTGGTTTCTATTGGTAATCATAAGAGCGTGTGTGACCACAATTTCAAGTGATGATTCGATTGAAAAATGGACCTTAATTCGTTCTTTCAAAGTTGACTTTAAATCTTATTATCATTTCCGTTTGCATCATGACATCATTGAACGCATACTTTATTGTATTGCTATTATGTTTACGGTCGTGATGTATGACCAAAGTGTGTTAACGGCATTTATGATGGTTCTTGTGGTATTAGGGACAAAGATTGTTGCGGAGGGGCTAGATCTTGCCTATTTTAACCGTTACCATAAGAAAATAAGTGGTAAGTATAAGACGGTATTTGTGCTTGGTTTAGTACTTAGTTTTGGTGCATTATTATTTGCCAATTACTTATCGATGGTCGTGTTCTATTTCTTAACGGGTATCATTGTTTTGATGGCGATTACGTTTACGGTTCGTATTCCAGTTCGAGAAGTTCAAATTCATGAATCATATGGGCTCTATATGCTTCAACAGATAAGTCCAGAGGAGAGTTTAGCGTCAATCAACCTCAAATCAAGTCAAACGGTTTTACGAATTGATGATGATTATAATCTTGATCAATCTGATAAAGTTATCAATCTCTATGAAGGTTATGGCCTTCTGAATCGTCTTTTCTTAGAACGGCATCGACGACTCTGGTTTAAACCGCTACGTTTTAGATTTTTAGTTATCCTTGCAGTGGTGGTTGTTAGTGTTATAAGCCTAACAATTCTGAGATCGTTTTTCCCAGAGATGTATTTTCAAGTTTGGTATCCATTTTCAACTGAAATGTTTAAATCGATTGGACCTTATATTTTTATCGTCTATCTCCTGAATATTGGGGAGTCAATGACCCGTGCATACTATCTAAATTGTGATTCAAAATTATTGAACTATGCGTTTTATCGACGACCTGAAATTATTTGGAAACAGTTTGTAGGGCGTTTAGGGACACTTGTGTTTCTAAATATGATTCCGCTTATACCCATAATTATAGGTGTAGCTTTTATGGTTGGGATACAATTAATTATTCCGATACGTGGTGAAGTTCAAATTTTTATTATTACCTTAGTGCTTTTAAGTGTTTTTTTCAGTGTTCATAATTTACTAATGTATTACACATTACAACCTTATAATGAATCGATGCAAGAAAAAGGATTCCTATATAATTTAGTGAAAGTTCTTGTGGTCATGGTTGCTTATAATGGCAATCGTTTAAGCGATATTCCAAATTTGAATTTGTGGCTTTCAATCATAACGGCGTTATATTTCATTATCGGTGTACTCTGTGTTCGATTGTTTTCTGAGAAAACGTATAAAATTAGAAAATAGTTTATTTGGTTATTTTAAGTCGTACGGGTATGGCACTTGAACCATTAGCTTATCTTCTCTATAATTAAGGAAATGTAGGGGAGCTGGATTGATGAAGAGAAGAAAAGGGTATTTAACGGTTATGACGGCTGTGTTTTTTATGGCAGCGTTATCTCATTTGATATTCCCAAGTTATATGATTGCGAACTCGATATGGGGTTTTGACTACGGCTGGCAACGAGAACTGGGTGCAATGTATTTAGCAATTACATTTGTGAATTGTTATGCTTTGTATACTCATAATGATGACCAACAGCATATTTTAGCAATGTTAGCCATGACAATGTGTATCGGTATTGGTTTTAATAATTTAGGGGCATGGCTTTCTTCACCCTTAGATCATAATTATGTTCATATTGTAGGTGTGATCAACTTCTTGCTTATCGGAGGTTTTGGTGGATTTTACCAAGGGTATCGCATTATGTCTAAAGTCGTTGAACAACGACAATAAAAAAGAGGACTCAGGTCCTCTTTTTTATTGTAATGCACCTTAAACATAAAAAAAATCAACCGAAGTTGATTTTGTAAAATATATATTTGGTGCACCAGATAAGATTTGAACTTACACGACTTGCGTCACACGCCCCTCAAGCGTGCGCGTCTACCGATTCCGCCACTGGTGCATTGCTATTAACTGCTTTTGTATTATAGCATTGGAATAAACAATGTGCAAGATTAAAAGTGGCTAATTTAATGATTTACGTAAAATATCGTGTATAATATTTATGGTTAAGAAGGAAGGTTATAATGAAAATTCATAAAAAGACGTCAATGACAGAGGGCGTCATTTGGAAAGAAATGCTTTTGTTTTCAATACCGCTTTTGATTGGGAATCTATTCCAACAATTATACAATACCGTTGATTCCTTTGTGGTTGGAAACTATGTTGGTGAAGAAGCACTTGCCGCAGTTGGAGCAAGTACACCATTGAGTAATGTTATTATTGGGTTGTTTATGGGGATTTCAACGGGTGCTGGTATTCTTATTTCTCGCTATTTTGGAGCGAAAAAAGATGAAGAATTGCATGATTCAATTCATACCTTTATGGCATTTTCGTTAATTGTAAGTATTTTTCTTACTTTTTTCGGTTCGGTAATGTCTCCAATATTTTTAGGGTGGCTCAAGACACCTGCGAATATTATGGAACCTGCAACCCTTTATCTAAGAGTTTATTTTTGGGGTGTAACCGGTCTTGTTATCTATAATTCCGGGGCTGGAATTTTACGAGCAATCGGAGATTCACGCAATCCTTTGATTTATCTATGTATTTCAAGTCTCATTAATGTATCCTTGGATTTATTATTTGTGATTGTGTTTGATATGGGAATTTTAGGAGTTGCGGTTGCGACGCTGATTGCACAACTTACATCCGCAATCTTAGTTTGGATTCACTTATTACGTGTTGAGGATATTTATCAACTAAAGATGGCTGATATTCGTATACACCGTGATAAACTTTATGAAATTATTCGTCTTGGAATTCCTACTGGAATTCAACAGACGGTTGTTTCATTCTCAAATGTTTTGGTTCAATCATATATTAATGCGTTTGGATCTGCCGCGGTTGCTGGTTTTAGTGCAGCAGATAAGTTTAATGCATTTTTATCAATGCCAACGCAGAGTTTTTCACTCACAATTACAACCTTCACAGGTCAAAATTTAGGTGCGGGACGTAAAGATCGCATTATGGAAGGCGTTCGTACTGCATTAATTTTAGCGGTAGGGATTGTGATTGTTATTGGAATTCCGACCTTTATCTATGCAGATCAGCTGATTGCTTTCTTTTCACCGGAGCCAATGGTTATTATGTATGGTGCACGTATGTTGCGGATTATGGTTCCGTTCTATTTTGCACTCAGCACAACAAGTATTTTAAGTGGTGCATTAAGAGGTGCAGGACTTACAATGGTTCCGATGATAATTATGATTTCATGTTTCACAATTCTAAGACAAATATTCTTGTTCATTATGATGCGAATCAATCATTCTATTGATTGGGTATACTGGAGCTACTCCGTTACGTGGATTAGTCCAATGGTTCTTACACTTCTATACTCAAAAGCGTCACATTGGCTTGAGAAAGCATAGTCCTCCTTCGAGGACTTTTTTATGTTACAATAAAATAAAAAGGGTGGACAATATGAAAAAATTAAACATTATCGTTGATGTTCAAAATGACTTTGTATCGGGGACGCTTGGTTTTGAAGGAGCAAATCAAGTGGTGTTGAATATTCTTCAAAAATTAGAAAAAGAACAAGATTGTGACCTAGTTTTTACACGTGATACCCATGGTTCTAATTATCTTGAAACACAAGAAGGACGCCGCTTACCGATTGAACATTGTATTTTGGGATCAAATGGATGGGAACTTGATATCCGTTTAAAGCCCTTTATTAAACCGGATACGATTATCTTTAATAAACCAACTTTTGCTTCTTTAGAGTTGGGAAATTATTTAGATAAGAAAAATTACGATGTGATAGAGGTGATGGGCTTAGTTTCAAACATTTGTGTTATCAGTACCTGTGTCATTGCAAAAACTGCATGTCCTGAGGCGCGAATTATTGTGGATACAGCGTGCACAGATAGTTATGATCCAATTTTAAATCAAAGTACTTTTGATGTGCTTGAAGGCTTGCACGTGGATGTGATTCGATGAATCGGGCGAGTATAAAACGTGGTCTTTTAGCCGTATTAGCGTTAGTTTTATTAATTGTTGGTGGTGTTGCGGTATATTTTATTGTCGATCCAGCACCTTCTGCTTTTTTAATTCGAAGAGTGTTTGAAGGGGGGTTGGCGGTTAAACCGGATGGGTATGAAGTAATTGAGTCAGAAGTTCGTGTTTACACAGATTTGACCTATGAATCAACGGCTGGCCGCAATACTTTTGATCTTTTCGGTCCGAAGAACACACAAAAGCTCCCTACAGTCATTTGGGTTCACGGGGGTGCGTTTGTAGGCGGCGATAAGCATGATAATTATGAGTATGCAGTCCAATTAGCCAACCAAGGATATCGAGTCATCAATCTCAACTATGATTTAGCGCCAGAAGCAGTTTACCCTTCTCCAGTTCATCAAGTTGGTGAAGCGATTAGTTATCTTGAATCTCATGCAGACCTTTTTGGTTTGGATATGAATAATATCATTTTAGCGGGGGATTCAGCGGGGGCACACATTATATCTCAGTACATGATGGTTCAGGTTGATTCACAGTATGCACAAAAGCTTGATCAAAGTGTTACGTTAAACCCGAGTCATGTTAAAGGGATTGCACTATTTTGTGGGCCTTATGATTTAAACGGACTTTTAAATATGCAGTCTTCTTCAGGTATTTTAGATTTCTTTATGAGTCGTTTGGCATGGGCATATATGGGTGAAAAGGCTTGGATGGATACTACGTATGTGGAATCGTTATCCATTCTGAATCATGTTACCAAAGATTTTCCGCCCACATTTATAACGGATGGTAATCAAATGAGTTTTATGGAAGACGGTTTGAAAATGCAAGAAAAATTGGAATCGTTACACGTTCCGGTAACTTCTGTGTTTTACGAAGATGTTGCGGATGTTTTAGGTCATGAGTATCAATTTAAAATGGATAATCCGTATTCCGTCCATACATTTGAGGAATTCGTAGGTTTCCTTAATAAATATGCTAAGAAGGTGTGAAGACTCACATCTTTTTTGATGGGGTTTTATATATGCAATGAATATGCGATAATGTTATAATAAACACATGAAATGAGGAAGTTATGAAGAAACGTTTAGGATTATTAAGTGTCGTGATTATCGCTATCGATTTGCTGTCAAAGGCATGGATCGACAAAACGATTCCGTTATGGGAGTCTTTACACGTTATACCCGGATTTTTCTCACTTCGGTATGTACGTAATACAGGGGCAGCATGGAGTATGTTTGACGGTCAAAAATGGCTTTTTATCGTACTTGCAACAGCAGTATGCATTGTGCTCGCTTATTATTATGTAAAAGAAGATAAACCTGTCATTTTGACAGCGATTGCCTTAATGTTTGCAGGTGCTTTTGGGAATTTGTTTGACCGCGCAATTTATGGCTATGTACGTGATATGTTTGCGTTCAATATCTTTGGATATCAATTTCCTGTATTTAACGTAGCAGATATGAGTTTGGTTGTGGGTGTCTTCATTCTAGCAATCGTACTCTATCTCGATGAAAGAGGTCAAAAATATGAATAAATTAATTGTAGAAGAAATGTTTGATGGGATGAGAATTGATCAGTATATGGCACTTGCTGTAACAGATTATTCACGAAGTGTTTTACAAACATGGATTAAAAATGGAAATATTACGGTAAACGGTAATGTGGTTAAACCAAACCTTCGTTTAAAAGAAGATGATGTCGTTGAGTATGAAATTACAGAAGAACAAATTTCAATTGTTCCAGTGCCAATGGATTTAGATATTGTTTATGAAGATGATGCAATTTTAGTTGTGAATAAACCAAAAGGTTTAATTGTTCACCCATCACCATCAACTTTAAATCAACCAACATTGGTTCATGGATTGTTGGCTCATACAACGCAGTTAAGTGATCTTAATGGTGAATTGCGTCCGGGTATTGTACACAGAATTGATAAAGATACAACGGGTTTATTGGTTGTTGCGAAAACAAATGAAGCACATGAAATCTTAGTAGAAGATCTAAAACAACGTTTAATTTCGCGAGAGTACGTGGCAATTGTGCATCACCAATTTAAACATCAAAGTGCTACGGTCGATGCGCCAATTGGTCGTGATCCTAAAAACCGTCAACGTATGGCAGTTACAGATCAAAACAGTAAACAAGCAGTAACGCATTTCTACCTTGCAGAACGTTTTAATGATTTTAGTGTGTTGCGTTGTAAATTAGATACAGGTCGTACACATCAAATTCGTGTTCACGCTCAGTATATTAAGCATCCTATTGTTGGAGATCAAACTTATAGTTATAAAAATACATGGGAAACAAATGGTCAGTGCTTGCATGCACAAAAATTAACGTTAACGCACCCCGTTAGCAAAGAGGTTATGACGTTTGAAGCTGAATTACCTCAAACAATGAAAGACGTTATCGAGGAAATCAGGAGGTTAGATTAATGTATACAAAGTCTCAATATGATGCATGGGTAATTGAAGTCGCAAACTATTTTATGAAGCATTTTGAATATCAAATGGTTTCAATGACTCAAGACAGTTCACAGGTTTGGCTTGTGAATCAAAATGTTGAGGACAATGCGATTATTATGGTTACCTCCACATCCCTTTCAAATATTGATCGCGAGATGATTTCAAAACATCGTGAAAGTCTCGCCCTTGTATTTAAAACGAAGGCAGAAGGGCTTAATATTAGTGTGAATCAAGAGGACAAAGTCGGAGATGATATGAATGTGGTTGTAGGACCGAATTTTATCTCATCCTCACAACTTCTTACTTCATACGGTGATTTAAGTG
This genomic stretch from Erysipelothrix rhusiopathiae harbors:
- a CDS encoding ATP-binding cassette domain-containing protein, translating into MKLEIKNLSKSFDHQDVLKDINLTLEKGKIYALLGRNGAGKTTFFNCISQEIPRDSGIACFDDGSLLTQHDVGFVYTNPMLPEFLTGIEFLTFFIDIHKDQGFIREDVHAYFDSIQFNQDDRYKLIKDYSHGMRNKLQMLCIMMLKPKVLFLDEPLTSFDVVASIEMKRQLVALKEDCIMVLSTHMMQIAKDICDEVIILHHGNATLLDSDRLHDSSFEEDIIDILSDNHES
- a CDS encoding MATE family efflux transporter produces the protein MKIHKKTSMTEGVIWKEMLLFSIPLLIGNLFQQLYNTVDSFVVGNYVGEEALAAVGASTPLSNVIIGLFMGISTGAGILISRYFGAKKDEELHDSIHTFMAFSLIVSIFLTFFGSVMSPIFLGWLKTPANIMEPATLYLRVYFWGVTGLVIYNSGAGILRAIGDSRNPLIYLCISSLINVSLDLLFVIVFDMGILGVAVATLIAQLTSAILVWIHLLRVEDIYQLKMADIRIHRDKLYEIIRLGIPTGIQQTVVSFSNVLVQSYINAFGSAAVAGFSAADKFNAFLSMPTQSFSLTITTFTGQNLGAGRKDRIMEGVRTALILAVGIVIVIGIPTFIYADQLIAFFSPEPMVIMYGARMLRIMVPFYFALSTTSILSGALRGAGLTMVPMIIMISCFTILRQIFLFIMMRINHSIDWVYWSYSVTWISPMVLTLLYSKASHWLEKA
- a CDS encoding cysteine hydrolase family protein; this translates as MKKLNIIVDVQNDFVSGTLGFEGANQVVLNILQKLEKEQDCDLVFTRDTHGSNYLETQEGRRLPIEHCILGSNGWELDIRLKPFIKPDTIIFNKPTFASLELGNYLDKKNYDVIEVMGLVSNICVISTCVIAKTACPEARIIVDTACTDSYDPILNQSTFDVLEGLHVDVIR
- a CDS encoding alpha/beta hydrolase, translating into MNRASIKRGLLAVLALVLLIVGGVAVYFIVDPAPSAFLIRRVFEGGLAVKPDGYEVIESEVRVYTDLTYESTAGRNTFDLFGPKNTQKLPTVIWVHGGAFVGGDKHDNYEYAVQLANQGYRVINLNYDLAPEAVYPSPVHQVGEAISYLESHADLFGLDMNNIILAGDSAGAHIISQYMMVQVDSQYAQKLDQSVTLNPSHVKGIALFCGPYDLNGLLNMQSSSGILDFFMSRLAWAYMGEKAWMDTTYVESLSILNHVTKDFPPTFITDGNQMSFMEDGLKMQEKLESLHVPVTSVFYEDVADVLGHEYQFKMDNPYSVHTFEEFVGFLNKYAKKV
- the lspA gene encoding signal peptidase II, which codes for MKKRLGLLSVVIIAIDLLSKAWIDKTIPLWESLHVIPGFFSLRYVRNTGAAWSMFDGQKWLFIVLATAVCIVLAYYYVKEDKPVILTAIALMFAGAFGNLFDRAIYGYVRDMFAFNIFGYQFPVFNVADMSLVVGVFILAIVLYLDERGQKYE
- a CDS encoding RluA family pseudouridine synthase produces the protein MNKLIVEEMFDGMRIDQYMALAVTDYSRSVLQTWIKNGNITVNGNVVKPNLRLKEDDVVEYEITEEQISIVPVPMDLDIVYEDDAILVVNKPKGLIVHPSPSTLNQPTLVHGLLAHTTQLSDLNGELRPGIVHRIDKDTTGLLVVAKTNEAHEILVEDLKQRLISREYVAIVHHQFKHQSATVDAPIGRDPKNRQRMAVTDQNSKQAVTHFYLAERFNDFSVLRCKLDTGRTHQIRVHAQYIKHPIVGDQTYSYKNTWETNGQCLHAQKLTLTHPVSKEVMTFEAELPQTMKDVIEEIRRLD